The Dehalobacter sp. DCM sequence CTCTTTCCATGTGCAAATACACTTTGGAAATTGGCCTTTTTTTTCATTCTGTAAACTTTGTTAAGCATATGCCCTCCTTAGCTTAAGGGCTGTTCAGTATAAAAAAGGCCACATTCCCTGCAGCCCTAGACAGACAACTTCTTACGACCTTTTAGACGACGACGTCTTAAAACGTTTCTACCACCAGTGCTTTTCATCCGCTCCAGGAAACCATGAACTCTTTTATGGCGACGGGATTTAGGCTGATATGTTCTTTTCAAAGCAAACACCCCCTTA is a genomic window containing:
- the rpmH gene encoding 50S ribosomal protein L34 translates to MKRTYQPKSRRHKRVHGFLERMKSTGGRNVLRRRRLKGRKKLSV